The region CCGCGCATTCGCCATTCGGGAACTGCGCGACATGGTCCTGTCTGCGATTCCGGCCATGTCCTGCATCATCCTGGTCATGGTCGCGATGCCGTCCGCACTGGCAGTGGTGGGAGCGGCAATGGTCATCGTTGGCTCGCTGTTCCTGCTGGCCGCCGAATACCGCGCTGACAGCCGCGAAAACGGCCTTGAGGCCCTGTTGGTGCGCCGGGTGATCTGGGAGCGTGGTCCTCGCAGCGGTGCGACGCTCAACACTTGGCAGGCCGTGTCCGTTGTGGTCCTCGTCGCGGCAATTGTCGCCAGCGCCGGCGCCTCGTACATGCAGGGCTCCAGTGCAGTCGGGCGCAGCTTCCGGGACACACTCGCGCGGTACCTGGCGGGGTTCATGATCAGCCAGCGCGCAGACTTCTCCCCCGACCCCTTGATCTGGCTCACCGGCGAGACGCCCTCCGAAAGCAGCCGGGTGCTGTTCGTGGTCGAGTGCGATCGTGGTGAGAACTGGCGGCAGCAGGTGTATGCCAACTACAATGGTCGGTCGTGGCAGATCGGCCGGGAACGTCGGGACAGGACCGCCTTCGACGGCACCCGCTGGATCGTGGACACAGACCTGATCCACGGTTTCCGGCCCCAGGACGCGACGCGCGTCAAGCAGGTGTTCCACATTCAGGCGCCTTTCGCGGCCTCCTTGCCAGGGCTGTTCTGCGCGGCGGAAGTGGAAGCGCCCGTGTCGCGCATCCGCGTGAGTCGCAGCGGTGTGATCCATTGCGCCGGGTACATCCGGCCGGGGCAGAGCTACGAAGTGGTGTCCCTGGTGCCCGCTGAGGGCCCGGCGCCCCGGGAGAACCGGCTGCCTCCCCTGGACCCGGAACTCCGGCGGCAGTACCTGGCACTGCCCCCCGAACTGCCGGCGCGGGTCGCCCAGCTTGCCCGGCAGATTACCCTTCAGGCGCGGGACGAATTCGACGCGGCTACGATGATCCGCCAGTATCTGGTGGATAACTACCCTTACGACCTGCGCCCGGATATCCGACCACGGGACGCGGACTTCGTGGATCACTTCCTGTTCGAGGCGAAGTCCGGCTACTGCATGCATTACGCCAGCGCGATGGCGATTCTGTGTCGCTGCATCGGGATTCCGACCCGTTTCGTCACCGGGTTCGTGCCCGGTGAACTCGATATTGAGACGGACTCGTACCAGGTCCAGGCCAAAGATGCCCACAGTTGGGTGGAGGCGTACATCGAGGGACGGGGCTGGCAGAGCTTCGACCCTACTCCGCCGCAGGACGAGGAGGACGACAAGGGGTTCTTCGCGTCCCTCTGGGCTCAGCTGACGAAGATGCTGCCGGGGTTGCTCGAACCTGGCGGAGCCCTGGAGAGAGCCGGTCGCTGGGCCTTACTGGCGCTGGGGTTGATCGCGCTGGTAGCCGCGGCCGCTGCCGGAGAGAAGCACTGGCGCCTGTACTACCGACTGCGCCTGAACCCGCGCCGCTCAACACCCGAAGAGCGCATCTATTTCGTCTACGGTCAGCTCCTGCGCTGGACTGAACGGTTCGGCCTGCCAAGGCGGGAATCCGAGCCGCCGCTGGAGTTCCTGGGTCGCCTGCGCTCCCCTCTCTCATCGCTCTCTGAGCCCCTCAGTCGGATCACCCACGCATTCCTGCGCGCTCGCTACGGTGGCTCATCCGTCTCCCCTGAGCTGGCGACCGCCGCGGAGGAGGACCTTGCCGGGGTGCACCGGGCGCTCTTCCGCGAGCGCGCCCTTGCAAGGAAACGTCCGCCGCTGGAGTAGCCTGTCCGGCGGGGCTCGGCCCATTCAACTTTCGTCACCCACCGCACCCACACCAAGCCTTCTTATGTTATAGTATGCCAATCGCGCACCAGCACATAAGTCAGGAGTGTCTTCGTGTGGCTGCAAAGCTGTCCGTTCTCGGGAACATCAATATCGACTTCGTGATGGAAGCCGAGCGAATGCCGATCCCTGGCGAGACCCTGATCGGGTCCAACCTGAGATTCGTCCCCGGTGGCAAAGCGGCCAACCAGGCGGTCACGGCCGCGCGCCTGGGCGCCCAAGTTACGCTCATCGGCAGCGTGGGACGGGACGCATACGGTCCGGCGTTGCTGGAAAACTTCGAGCGCGAGGGCATCAACACAGACCATGTCTCGCGCCGCCGGGAGGCCAACACCGGCGCCGCTTTCATCACCCTCCTTCCTGGTGGCGAGAACAGCATTGTGTCGATTCTTGGCGCGAATGAGCTGATTACCCCGGATCACGTGGAGAAAGCGGCAGCAGCCATCGAGCGCACCGACATGCTGCTGCTTCAGCTGGCCGTTCCCCTGGAAGTCGTGGACCGGGCGATCCAGGTGGCGGTGGACCGCGGCGTCCCGGTACAGCTTGATCCAACGCCTATCAGCCGGGGGCTCCCCAAGCTCTGGCGCCGCGCGTATCGCATGACGCCCAATGAGGTGGAAGCCGCCGAGATCGCCAAGTCTCCCGTGAGAACACCGGAGGAGGCTCTCGAGGCTGCCCGCAAGATCCGCCGGCGCGGGGTGAAGGTGCCCCTTATCAAACTGGGGCGGCAGGGTGCACTGATCCTGGACGACCAGGGGCCGCGGCTCATCGAAGGCTATGATGTCCCCGTGGTGGATACCACGGGCGCCGGAGATGCTTTCGCGGCCGGGCTTGCGGTGCGCTGCGCTGAAGGCGCGCCTATTAATCAGGCGGTGGCCTTCGCCAATGCCTGCGGCGCCCTGGCCTGCATGCGTTTCGGCGCACAGCCCAGTCTGCCCCGGCGTGAGGAAGTCGAGGCATTCCTGGCGGAACACGGCGGCGAAACAGGCGCGGTGATCCGCCCGCTGTAGAGCATGCCGGGTGCCACACCTGCGGCTCCAGGGCTTCCACCGGCGCAGCACAGTCACGCTGAAGTCTCTTCCCGCGCCAAACGCGGCCCCTTCCCACTGTTTCGTTCGTTTCGTGTCGGGCCGCTACTGAACGGAGGTGCGCTGTCATGGGCCGCTGCATCGCTGTCGGATTGAGCATCTCGGCCGCCCTGGTCGCCCTCGCGGTGGCCTGTGCCGAGCCGATCAAGCCCGACCCGGACAAGCCGCGGTACGAGTGCCGCCGCGCCGAAGGGATCAAGGTGGACGGCAGCCTCAATGACTGGGATGAGGCGCAGTTCACTGAACCCTTCGTGTACCCGTGGCCTGCCCAGACCGGCCCGCGCCTGGAAACCCGGGCCGCGCTGGCCTGGGACGACTGCTTCCTGTATGTGGCCTATCGCTGTGAAGACCCGGACATCACCGCGACCCATACGGAGCGCGACGATCCCACCTACATGGACGATTGCGTGGAGATCTTCATCGCGGCCGCGCCTGAGCGTTCCCGTATGTACTTTGGGTTCGAAATGAATGCACTAGGCACCATGTACGACTACTTCAACGCGATCCCCGACGTTCTCCTCAACGAGTGGGATGCCGCCGGATGGAGCCTGCGCACCCGCATCGAGGGCACGGTCAATGACCGCGAGGACACGGACCGGGGCTGGACGCTGGAGGTGGCGATCCCGCTGGCCAACTTTTCGGGCCTGTCCCGCAAACCACGCCCCGAGCCGGGGGATGTCTGGCGCATCATCCTGAATCGCTGGGACGGAACCGCGCCCGACCGCGCCCTGAGCGAGTGGACGCCGTCCGGCCAGAAGAACCCGGACCCTCACCGACCCGAGGGATTTGGCGAACTCCTGTTCGTGGGCAAGTGATGCGATGGAGCTTTCCTTCCGGTACGGAACAGGCACACAGACCGTGGACGTTGACCCGTCGCTGGTGGTTGCACGGGTGGGAGCCGGGGCACATCGGGCTATCGAGGACATCCCCGGCGCCCTGCGCAAGTCCGTAGCCTATCCGACAGGCCCGTACCTGGAGGAGATCATCAGCCACGGTGACCGCGTTCTGTTCATGACCGTGGATGACACCCGTCCCAACCCCTCGCCGATGCTGCACTTCCTCATGGAACGGGTGGAGGACCTGGGTGGCCGGCCGGAGGTCATGGTGGGTCTCGGCCTGCACCGGCCCATGCGGCCCGAACGACTGCTGGAGTTCCTGGGTATCGAAGTCGCACACCAGAATGATTCCCGCAGCGATGATCAGTGGTGTCTGGGGCGTACTGCCAATGGAACGCCGCTTGAGATCAGTCCCGTACTGCGGGAGTTCGACAAGCGCATTGTGGTGGGTTTCATCGAGCCCCACTACATCGCGGGGTTTTCGGGTGGCAGGAAGATGGTGCTCCCCGGCTGCGCGTCTCGTGACAGCATCACCCACAACCATTTCCTGACCGCACTCCATGGCCCGCAGTTAGGCCGGCTGGAGGGCAATCCGGTTCACGAGGACATGATGCAGGCTGCCCTGGCGGTGGGAATCCACTGGATCTGCGACGCGGTGGTAAACCCGGACGACACCTGGCACGCGATCACCTGTGGCGACCTGCGCGCCGCCCATGAAGCGGGGGTGCGGGCCGCCCGGTCCCTGTACACCGAAGAGGTTCCGAAACGGGCCGACATTGTGATATGCTGTGCTGGCGGCTATCCGTACGACGTGGACATGGTGCAGGCCAAGAAGACCCTGGTCCCGGCGATGGACTGCGTGCGCCCGGGCGGGGTCATCATTCTCCTTGGTGAATGCTCCCAGGGCTGGGGCGCATCCACGCCGGAGATGGGCCTGATGGACCCGGAGGGCGCTCTGGAGCTGCGGGCCCGGATCCTGGATGACATCCGATCCGGGCGCCTCGAGCACCACTGGGGCCCCTGCAGCCCGGGCATCTTGTTCATGCGCGTGGTCTATGACCTGCCGGCCACGCTGATCGTGGTCTCCCAACTGCAGGAGCAACTACGCGGAACCTACCTGCATCCCGCGCCGGATCTTCCCGCGGCCCTGGAAATGGCCCGCGATCTGCTGGGCCGGGATGCCACTGTTACCGCCATCCATGACGGCCGCCGGGCGATCTGCCGCGTCGGCTGATCTCCACCGAAAGGACCAGGGAATGTCTGATTGTGCAGTCCGCACCGACCCGAACCTCATCATGCGTCACGTCGAGCATCTTGCGGTCACTATCGGAGAGAGACTGGCCGGAAGTGCCGGGGAAGCGCAGGCAGCCGATTATATCCAGGCCGAGATGGAGCGCATCGGCCTGCAGAATATCCGCCGCAGAGAGTTCGACTGCGCGTGGTTCGAAGTGCGCAAGGCGAAGATGCAGGCGCGTTTCGGCAAAACGTGGGAGCCCGTGGTCATGGACGCGTGCGCACACACGCCCTGCACCAACGGGGTGCTTGAGGCCGAACTGGTCTACGTCGAGAATGCATCGGACATGATCCTGGACCGCCTGGACCTCAGGGGCAAGGTGGCTCTCGTGCACGGCAGTTACGGGCCGAACAGCCACATTCTCAAGCGTCTCAATGAGAAGGAAATCGCGGCGGTCATCTGGGTGGATGTGCGTTACACGCCGGACTGGAACCTGCGCGTGGGCCTGCCGTTTACCTTCCTGCCGCTGCTGAAGTTCCCTGCGGCCTCGGTGCCGCATCCGGTGGAATGGGACCTGGTGCGCCGGGGGGCCGATCGCGTTCGCCTGGAGCTGGACTGCATCGTGGAGACCCGCCCTTCGCAGAATGTGTCGGGGGAACTGCCCGGCAAGTCGGACACCGGCGGCGTTATAATCACCGGACACCACGACTCGGTCCTCGGTACGGCCGGCGCCGAGGACAATGCGGCGGGTGTGGGCGTTGCTCTGGCGCTGGCGGAACTCTTCGCCGGGCGCGAGTTCGAAAAGCCCATGCGGTTCGCGTCCTTCGGCACCGAAGAGCAGCTCAGCCAGGGCGCATTTGCTTTCGTCGCGGACCCCGAGAACCGCGCTCGCGAAATCGACATGGTGCTCAACACCGACGGCCAGGGCTGTTGGACCGGAGTGAATGAGGTGTATCTCACCGGGTCACCCTCGCTCCACGAGTACATGGGCGAAATGATGCGAAAGTGCGGCTGGTCGGGGACGATCCGCGACGAACCCGACGGGTTCTCCGACCATTTCCCGTTCATCATCGAGGACGTTCCCGCTGCGTGGTTCTGCCGGCGTAACTGCGCGGGCGGGCGCTGGTTCCACCACAGCCATTTCGACAACATCGAGGCGCTGTCGCCCCAGGTTCTCGCTGCCTGCGCGGATTTCGTGGGGGAACTCGCGCTGGACATCTGCACGCGGAATTGCTTGCCCTTCGACCGCGCCTTCCCGGAATGCACCCGAGAGGCCGTTCGCAAGGTGGCGGACGGCTGGCTGAAGCTCTGATCCGCCCGGAGGCTCCATGTTCACCGGTCTCATCGAGGAAGTCGGAGTTGTCCGCTCCGTGCGCCGCACCGACACTGGCGCCGAGATCGCCATTCAGGCTGCCATTGTCCTGGACGGCACGCGCATCGGCGACAGTATCGCCTGCAATGGCTGCTGCCTGACTGCGACCTCCCTGGGTTCCGGCTTCTTCACCGCACACGCCGGGACCGAAACCCTGGCACGCACCACGGTGGGCGCGTGGAAGCCGGGCGACCGTGTGAACCTTGAACGCGCGCTAAGCGTGGGCGGTCGACTGGGCGGACATTTCTTGCAGGGCCACGTGGATGGCGTTGGCGCGGTGCTTTCGGTGACGCCCGAAGGCGAAACAACCCGCTGGCGGTTCAGCATTCCGAGCGAACTAGCCGCGTTCATTGTGGAAAAGGGCAGTATCGCCATCGACGGCATAAGCCTGACCGTCACGGCGATCACCAGCGGGGCATGCGAGGTGGCGATCATCCCTCACACCCTCGCACACACAACCCTCGGAACCGCACGCCCCGGGGATCGCGTTAATCTTGAGGTCGACATTCTGGCCAAGTACGTCCGCCGGATTTTGTTGGCGATGGGGCGGGACAGTGGCGGCATCACCGAGGAATTCCTTCGAGAACAGGGCTTCTGCTGAACATGCCACAGTCAGTAATCACCGCCAGCGAGGCCATCAAGGCCTTCGGTGCGGGAGAGTTCCTCATACTCGTAGACGACGCCGGGGAGCAGAACACGGGCGACCTTGTGTTGTGCGCCGAGCACGGCGATGCCCGGGCCATCAACTTCATGATGCACCACGCCCGTGGGACGCTCTGCGTGGCGCTGACGGGCGAGCGCCTGGCCGAACTGGCGATTCCCGCAATGCTCGCGGACCAGGACCGCCGCCCGGGCCCT is a window of Armatimonadota bacterium DNA encoding:
- a CDS encoding carbohydrate-binding family 9-like protein; this translates as MGRCIAVGLSISAALVALAVACAEPIKPDPDKPRYECRRAEGIKVDGSLNDWDEAQFTEPFVYPWPAQTGPRLETRAALAWDDCFLYVAYRCEDPDITATHTERDDPTYMDDCVEIFIAAAPERSRMYFGFEMNALGTMYDYFNAIPDVLLNEWDAAGWSLRTRIEGTVNDREDTDRGWTLEVAIPLANFSGLSRKPRPEPGDVWRIILNRWDGTAPDRALSEWTPSGQKNPDPHRPEGFGELLFVGK
- the larA gene encoding nickel-dependent lactate racemase; translated protein: MELSFRYGTGTQTVDVDPSLVVARVGAGAHRAIEDIPGALRKSVAYPTGPYLEEIISHGDRVLFMTVDDTRPNPSPMLHFLMERVEDLGGRPEVMVGLGLHRPMRPERLLEFLGIEVAHQNDSRSDDQWCLGRTANGTPLEISPVLREFDKRIVVGFIEPHYIAGFSGGRKMVLPGCASRDSITHNHFLTALHGPQLGRLEGNPVHEDMMQAALAVGIHWICDAVVNPDDTWHAITCGDLRAAHEAGVRAARSLYTEEVPKRADIVICCAGGYPYDVDMVQAKKTLVPAMDCVRPGGVIILLGECSQGWGASTPEMGLMDPEGALELRARILDDIRSGRLEHHWGPCSPGILFMRVVYDLPATLIVVSQLQEQLRGTYLHPAPDLPAALEMARDLLGRDATVTAIHDGRRAICRVG
- a CDS encoding M28 family peptidase gives rise to the protein MSDCAVRTDPNLIMRHVEHLAVTIGERLAGSAGEAQAADYIQAEMERIGLQNIRRREFDCAWFEVRKAKMQARFGKTWEPVVMDACAHTPCTNGVLEAELVYVENASDMILDRLDLRGKVALVHGSYGPNSHILKRLNEKEIAAVIWVDVRYTPDWNLRVGLPFTFLPLLKFPAASVPHPVEWDLVRRGADRVRLELDCIVETRPSQNVSGELPGKSDTGGVIITGHHDSVLGTAGAEDNAAGVGVALALAELFAGREFEKPMRFASFGTEEQLSQGAFAFVADPENRAREIDMVLNTDGQGCWTGVNEVYLTGSPSLHEYMGEMMRKCGWSGTIRDEPDGFSDHFPFIIEDVPAAWFCRRNCAGGRWFHHSHFDNIEALSPQVLAACADFVGELALDICTRNCLPFDRAFPECTREAVRKVADGWLKL
- a CDS encoding riboflavin synthase, which codes for MFTGLIEEVGVVRSVRRTDTGAEIAIQAAIVLDGTRIGDSIACNGCCLTATSLGSGFFTAHAGTETLARTTVGAWKPGDRVNLERALSVGGRLGGHFLQGHVDGVGAVLSVTPEGETTRWRFSIPSELAAFIVEKGSIAIDGISLTVTAITSGACEVAIIPHTLAHTTLGTARPGDRVNLEVDILAKYVRRILLAMGRDSGGITEEFLREQGFC
- a CDS encoding ribokinase translates to MAAKLSVLGNINIDFVMEAERMPIPGETLIGSNLRFVPGGKAANQAVTAARLGAQVTLIGSVGRDAYGPALLENFEREGINTDHVSRRREANTGAAFITLLPGGENSIVSILGANELITPDHVEKAAAAIERTDMLLLQLAVPLEVVDRAIQVAVDRGVPVQLDPTPISRGLPKLWRRAYRMTPNEVEAAEIAKSPVRTPEEALEAARKIRRRGVKVPLIKLGRQGALILDDQGPRLIEGYDVPVVDTTGAGDAFAAGLAVRCAEGAPINQAVAFANACGALACMRFGAQPSLPRREEVEAFLAEHGGETGAVIRPL
- a CDS encoding transglutaminase domain-containing protein encodes the protein MALPRPTGAWFRRRMVAVGVIPGPDDRAGPQHGAGLTPLSWFILCIGGWTTMLGALMASAPLIGQPAFVLKIGGLLVAAFPAAYYLYLSRISRWRVNTIVFLAAVGLGVLDLVLTWPAEGMEALYGLTAGYRFLVKGFLWVMAFRAFAIRELRDMVLSAIPAMSCIILVMVAMPSALAVVGAAMVIVGSLFLLAAEYRADSRENGLEALLVRRVIWERGPRSGATLNTWQAVSVVVLVAAIVASAGASYMQGSSAVGRSFRDTLARYLAGFMISQRADFSPDPLIWLTGETPSESSRVLFVVECDRGENWRQQVYANYNGRSWQIGRERRDRTAFDGTRWIVDTDLIHGFRPQDATRVKQVFHIQAPFAASLPGLFCAAEVEAPVSRIRVSRSGVIHCAGYIRPGQSYEVVSLVPAEGPAPRENRLPPLDPELRRQYLALPPELPARVAQLARQITLQARDEFDAATMIRQYLVDNYPYDLRPDIRPRDADFVDHFLFEAKSGYCMHYASAMAILCRCIGIPTRFVTGFVPGELDIETDSYQVQAKDAHSWVEAYIEGRGWQSFDPTPPQDEEDDKGFFASLWAQLTKMLPGLLEPGGALERAGRWALLALGLIALVAAAAAGEKHWRLYYRLRLNPRRSTPEERIYFVYGQLLRWTERFGLPRRESEPPLEFLGRLRSPLSSLSEPLSRITHAFLRARYGGSSVSPELATAAEEDLAGVHRALFRERALARKRPPLE